In Manis pentadactyla isolate mManPen7 chromosome 3, mManPen7.hap1, whole genome shotgun sequence, a single window of DNA contains:
- the GCNT1 gene encoding beta-1,3-galactosyl-O-glycosyl-glycoprotein beta-1,6-N-acetylglucosaminyltransferase, whose protein sequence is MLRKLLRRRLFSYRTKYYFLLLVFSLVTFSVLRIHQKPEFISVKHLELVGENPSSNINCTKVLLGDIDEIQKVKLEILTVEFRKRSRWTTYDYINMTSDCSSFIKRRKYIVEPLSKEEAEFPIAYSIVVHHKIEMFDRLLRAIYMPQNFYCIHVDKKSEDSFLAAVIGIASCFSNVFVTSQLESVVYASWSRVQADLNCMQDLYRMSADWKYLINLCGMDFPIKTNLEIVRKLKSLMGENNLETEKMPSNKKERWKKHYTVVDGKLTNTGTDKMHPPLETPLFSGSAYFVVTRKYVGYVLKNEKIQKFMEWAKDTYSPDEYLWATIQRIPEVPGSLSLSSKYDMSDMHAIARFVKWQYFEGDISKGAPYPPCSGVHVRSVCIFGAGDLNWILRTHHLFANKFDTDIDLFAIHCLDEHLRHKALDLLKH, encoded by the coding sequence ATGCTGAGGAAGTTGCTGCGAAGGAGACTTTTTTCTTATCGCACTAAATACTACTTCTTGCTTCTTGTTTTTTCCCTAGTCACCTTCTCTGTTTTAAGAATTCATCAAAAGCCCGAATTCATAAGTGTTAAACATTTGGAGCTGGTTGGAGAGAATCCCAGTAGTAATATTAATTGCACCAAAGTTTTACTGGGTGATATAGATGAAATCCAAAAGGTAAAGCTTGAGATTCTAACAGTGGAATTCAGAAAGCGCTCTCGGTGGACAACATACGATTATATAAACATGACAAGTGATTGTAGTTCTTTCATCAAGAGGCGCAAATATATCGTAGAACCCCTTAGTAAAGAAGAGGCAGAGTTTCCAATAGCATATTCTATAGTGGTTCATCACAAAATTGAAATGTTTGACAGGCTCCTGAGGGCCATCTATATGCCTCAGAATTTCTATTGCATTCACGTGGACAAAAAATCAGAGGATTCCTTCTTGGCTGCAGTGATTGGCATTGCATCCTGTTTCAGTAACGTCTTTGTGACCAGTCAGCTGGAGAGTGTGGTGTACGCATCATGGAGTCGGGTCCAGGCTGACCTCAACTGTATGCAGGACCTCTATAGAATGAGTGCAGACTGGAAGTACTTGATCAATCTTTGCGGTATGGATTTTCCTATTAAAACCAACCTGGAAATTGTCAGGAAGCTCAAGTCATTAATGGGCGAAAACAATCTAGAAACTGAGAAAATGCCatccaataaaaaagaaaggtggaaaAAGCATTATACAGTTGTGGACGGAAAGCTGACCAACACAGGGACTGACAAAATGCACCCCCCTCTTGAAACGCCTCTCTTTTCAGGCAGTGCCTATTTTGTGGTCACTAGGAAGTATGTAGGGTATGTGCTCAAGAACGAAAAAATCCAGAAGTTTATGGAGTGGGCAAAAGACACATACAGCCCAGATGAGTATCTCTGGGCCACTATTCAAAGGATCCCTGAAGTCCCAGGCTCACTGTCCTTGAGCTCTAAGTATGACATGTCTGACATGCATGCAATTGCTAGGTTTGTCAAGTGGCAGTACTTTGAAGGTGACATTTCCAAGGGCGCCCCCTACCCCCCCTGCAGCGGAGTCCACGTGCGCTCTGTGTGCATTTTTGGAGCAGGTGACTTGAACTGGATTCTTCGTACACACCACTTGTTTGCCAATAAGTTTGACACAGATATCGACCTCTTTGCCATCCACTGTTTGGATGAGCATCTGAGGCATAAAGCCCTGGACCTGTTAAAACACTGA